One Thermoplasma volcanium GSS1 genomic window carries:
- a CDS encoding Glu/Leu/Phe/Val family dehydrogenase codes for MSGKADPLEIAKEQVAPVKEEIEEDPFEIALKQLNKAAKVLNLDEQALEILSSPQKILQVSIPVKMDDGKVRVFTGFRVRHNIARGPAKGGIRYHPQETLSTVKALSMWMTWKCAIADIPYGGAKGGIICDPSTLSQGELERLSRGYIRAIADFIGPEVDVPAPDVNTNPQIMAWMMDEYENIVRHSAANVITGKPLEVGGSLGRFDSTGKGGMFVLREGAKKIGLDLSKARVAVQGFGNVGQFAVKFVQEMFGAKVVAVSDIKGGIYSENGFKFDDLLAWSKKIGSVVGFPGSKPITNEELLESDVDVLIPAAIEEQITEKNADKIKAKIILELANGPTTPEADEILYKKGKLVLPDVLSNSGGVIVSYFEWVQNNYGEYWTTEEVYDKLDQKITKAARQVLDTMDKYHVDPRTAAYVIAVKKVADAMKVRGWY; via the coding sequence ATGTCTGGAAAAGCAGATCCACTTGAGATCGCCAAGGAACAAGTGGCTCCAGTAAAGGAGGAAATTGAAGAAGATCCTTTTGAGATAGCCCTAAAGCAGTTAAACAAAGCCGCAAAAGTTTTGAACCTAGACGAGCAGGCTCTAGAGATATTAAGTTCACCTCAGAAAATTTTGCAGGTGAGCATACCAGTGAAAATGGATGATGGGAAGGTTAGGGTTTTCACTGGGTTTAGAGTAAGGCACAACATCGCTAGGGGTCCGGCTAAGGGAGGGATTAGGTACCATCCCCAGGAGACTCTATCTACGGTTAAGGCGCTTTCCATGTGGATGACCTGGAAGTGCGCCATAGCTGACATACCGTATGGCGGCGCGAAGGGGGGCATAATATGCGACCCATCAACGCTCAGCCAGGGAGAACTTGAGAGGTTAAGCAGAGGTTACATCAGGGCAATAGCAGATTTCATAGGCCCTGAAGTAGATGTACCGGCTCCAGACGTCAACACAAATCCACAAATTATGGCATGGATGATGGATGAGTATGAAAACATCGTACGACATTCTGCTGCTAATGTAATAACTGGTAAGCCTTTAGAAGTCGGTGGTTCGTTAGGTAGGTTTGATTCCACTGGTAAGGGCGGGATGTTCGTCCTTAGGGAAGGCGCTAAGAAGATCGGCCTCGATCTCTCCAAGGCACGCGTAGCCGTTCAGGGTTTCGGAAATGTAGGTCAGTTCGCTGTAAAGTTCGTACAGGAAATGTTCGGTGCAAAGGTGGTTGCGGTCTCAGATATAAAGGGAGGTATTTACAGTGAAAATGGATTCAAGTTCGATGATCTGTTGGCTTGGAGCAAGAAAATAGGGAGTGTTGTTGGCTTCCCTGGATCGAAACCTATTACAAATGAAGAACTACTTGAATCTGATGTGGATGTACTAATACCTGCAGCCATTGAAGAACAGATAACTGAAAAGAATGCTGACAAGATAAAAGCAAAGATAATACTCGAACTTGCAAACGGACCTACAACGCCAGAGGCAGATGAGATTCTATACAAGAAAGGAAAACTAGTACTACCAGATGTTCTCTCTAACTCAGGAGGTGTCATAGTTTCATACTTCGAGTGGGTACAGAACAACTACGGAGAATACTGGACTACAGAGGAGGTTTACGACAAATTAGATCAGAAAATAACTAAAGCTGCAAGGCAAGTCCTTGATACTATGGACAAATACCATGTAGATCCTAGGACTGCAGCGTACGTGATTGCAGTAAAGAAAGTCGCTGATGCGATGAAAGTAAGGGGCTGGTATTAA
- a CDS encoding ORC1-type DNA replication protein, protein MDNPFSKFTNSRTIQADLSLLEENYIPDSFPHREKQINDMVTILSSIMRNSRPSNIIVYGKTGTGKTSTTKYVTRMLQEATSNVEVIYVNCEIYDSPYSILVYVANFAGGEKIPELGWPVDRIYREAVDRINGTGKFFVIVLDEMDRLIKKSGGDSLYVLLKLMTDVENVKVSMIGITNDTTLLENLDSRIKSRLNQESIVFPPYNATEIRDIIASRLEKVFGPGVVDDTAINLCAAIGAQEHGDARKAIDLMRIAIEIAIRENRLKVTEKEVYEARDKYEMNVMHEAINTLPIHSKIVLLSAIVTQEIEPNSVITGEIYENYRRICEDLGFTPLTPRRISDLLTELSDYGLIVVDERNMGKYGRTRGFSVVKEIETIKKYLMEDENLSMFKTSKMTKQARFDS, encoded by the coding sequence ATGGATAACCCGTTCTCTAAATTCACGAATTCACGTACAATACAAGCGGATTTGTCGTTGCTTGAAGAGAACTATATTCCAGATTCGTTTCCGCACCGTGAAAAACAGATCAACGACATGGTTACTATCCTAAGCAGTATAATGCGCAATTCGCGGCCATCCAATATAATAGTGTATGGCAAAACGGGAACTGGAAAGACATCAACCACGAAATACGTTACAAGGATGCTGCAGGAGGCAACATCCAATGTAGAAGTTATCTATGTTAACTGTGAAATATACGATTCTCCATATTCAATCCTAGTGTATGTAGCCAATTTTGCGGGTGGAGAAAAGATACCTGAACTTGGTTGGCCAGTAGACAGGATCTACCGTGAAGCTGTAGATCGTATAAATGGTACTGGTAAATTCTTCGTTATAGTGTTGGACGAGATGGATCGCCTGATCAAGAAGAGTGGTGGAGATTCATTATACGTACTCTTAAAGTTAATGACCGATGTGGAAAACGTTAAAGTATCGATGATTGGAATAACAAATGATACAACTCTCCTCGAAAATCTTGATTCCAGAATCAAGAGTCGTCTGAACCAAGAAAGCATTGTTTTTCCGCCATATAATGCTACAGAGATAAGGGATATAATAGCGTCAAGACTAGAAAAGGTGTTTGGGCCAGGTGTAGTGGATGATACCGCCATTAACCTTTGTGCCGCAATTGGGGCGCAGGAACACGGAGATGCCAGAAAGGCAATCGATCTCATGCGAATAGCAATAGAGATCGCTATCAGGGAAAACAGGCTCAAGGTTACCGAGAAGGAAGTATACGAAGCAAGGGACAAATACGAAATGAATGTAATGCATGAAGCCATAAATACGCTCCCGATCCACTCTAAAATAGTTCTTTTAAGTGCTATAGTCACACAGGAAATTGAGCCAAATTCCGTTATAACAGGGGAAATATATGAAAATTATCGCAGGATCTGCGAAGATCTCGGCTTCACGCCACTCACACCAAGAAGAATTAGCGATCTTTTAACTGAACTTTCTGACTATGGCCTTATCGTAGTTGACGAAAGAAATATGGGAAAGTATGGCAGAACTCGTGGATTTTCCGTTGTGAAAGAGATCGAAACGATCAAAAAATACCTTATGGAAGATGAAAACCTATCTATGTTTAAAACCTCAAAAATGACAAAACAGGCAAGATTTGATTCTTAA
- a CDS encoding bifunctional folylpolyglutamate synthase/dihydrofolate synthase has protein sequence MLSNLDYLYNLKRAGIKYDLTVMREFADMLGHPERDFRSIHITGSNGKGSTSAFIYSILRQKFSVGVYTSPHLERFNERIIVDNEEVPDEYIDGFIEKYRPKFDELSKVNRNPTFFEVTTMMAFQYFKDRKVDYASVEVGLGGRLDATNIIMPEVSVIAQVGYEHADKLGCSLTSIAYEKAGIIKEGRPIVLQDDKPEVVNEVRRIAQVKHSPLITLDRNKIKNLHVDENGTDFDFDGTNDTYHIHTSLIGDYQALNAATAILAVENSKVQVYKKDIETGISRTIWPGRLEIIDRSPLVIIDAAHNPPAANKMVRTVKKVFNREPTIVAGILSDKDAYSFFSVLRQLSGKIIFTTPEEKERAVDPNILMAQYGNLFRSARVIPDPISAFEHAKKVDDFVFVTGSIYLIGVIRGLYDKANEKKGTKIVV, from the coding sequence GTGCTTTCTAACCTTGATTATTTATACAATCTCAAGAGAGCTGGAATAAAATACGACTTAACTGTGATGAGGGAATTTGCCGATATGCTTGGCCATCCTGAGAGAGACTTTAGGTCTATTCATATAACAGGATCAAACGGTAAAGGATCAACATCTGCCTTTATATATAGTATATTGAGGCAGAAGTTCAGTGTTGGAGTATATACATCACCACATCTAGAAAGATTCAATGAAAGGATCATTGTTGACAATGAAGAAGTTCCAGATGAATACATAGACGGTTTTATAGAAAAATATAGGCCAAAGTTTGATGAACTTTCCAAGGTAAATAGGAACCCTACATTCTTTGAAGTAACTACAATGATGGCTTTTCAGTATTTCAAGGATCGTAAGGTGGATTATGCGTCCGTTGAAGTTGGTCTTGGCGGGAGGCTTGATGCTACAAACATTATCATGCCAGAAGTTTCAGTTATAGCGCAAGTCGGCTATGAACATGCAGATAAGTTAGGCTGTTCTCTTACGTCTATAGCTTATGAAAAAGCTGGGATCATAAAGGAAGGGAGACCTATAGTGCTCCAGGATGATAAGCCTGAAGTTGTAAATGAAGTAAGAAGGATAGCGCAAGTTAAGCATTCCCCTTTAATTACCCTTGATAGGAACAAGATAAAAAATTTACATGTTGATGAAAACGGGACGGATTTCGATTTTGACGGTACAAACGATACTTATCACATACATACTTCGCTGATTGGTGATTACCAGGCTTTGAACGCAGCAACTGCAATACTTGCAGTTGAAAACTCTAAAGTCCAAGTATACAAAAAAGATATAGAGACCGGTATAAGCAGGACTATATGGCCTGGCAGGCTTGAAATAATAGATAGATCACCGCTCGTAATAATTGATGCTGCACACAACCCGCCGGCGGCAAATAAAATGGTGAGAACCGTCAAGAAGGTATTTAACCGTGAACCGACTATTGTAGCAGGAATTCTCTCGGATAAAGACGCTTATTCGTTTTTTAGTGTTTTGAGGCAGTTATCCGGAAAGATAATATTCACTACCCCCGAAGAGAAAGAAAGGGCAGTAGATCCTAACATACTCATGGCTCAATATGGCAATCTATTCAGATCAGCTAGAGTAATACCAGATCCTATTTCCGCGTTCGAACATGCTAAGAAAGTCGATGACTTTGTATTTGTTACAGGATCAATATATCTCATCGGAGTTATACGAGGACTATATGATAAGGCGAATGAAAAGAAGGGAACAAAAATTGTTGTATAA
- a CDS encoding Glu/Leu/Phe/Val family dehydrogenase codes for MPESIDPFEMALQQLDKAARVLNLDEQALEILRQPEKILQVSIPVRMDNGKIKVFTGFRVRYNTARGPGKGGIRYHPDETLSTVKALASWMTWKCAIADIPYGGAKGGIICDPKSMSQGELERLSRGYIRAIADFIGPEVDVPAPDVYTNPQIMAWMMDEYENIVRHSAPNVITGKPLEIGGSEGRGDATAKGGMYVLREGAKRVGLDLSKATVAVQGFGNAGQFAVKFVQEMFGAKVVAVSDTKGGIFKSDGINYEALLDHKRKTGSVVGFPGSKPITNEELLESDVDVLIPAAIEEQITEKNADKIKAKIILELANGPTTPEADEILYKKGRLDLPDFLSNSGGVTVSYFEWVQNNYGEYWTAEEVYEKLDKKMTKAAHEVFDAMDKYKINPRTAAYVISVKKVADAMKARGMY; via the coding sequence ATGCCAGAAAGTATAGATCCATTTGAGATGGCACTGCAGCAACTGGATAAGGCTGCAAGGGTGTTGAACCTAGATGAACAAGCTCTTGAAATACTAAGACAACCGGAGAAGATCTTGCAGGTTAGCATTCCAGTGAGAATGGATAACGGAAAAATAAAAGTGTTTACCGGCTTCAGAGTAAGGTATAATACAGCAAGAGGCCCTGGAAAAGGTGGGATAAGATACCATCCTGACGAAACTCTTTCCACTGTAAAAGCCTTAGCTTCATGGATGACCTGGAAGTGCGCCATAGCTGACATACCGTATGGCGGCGCGAAGGGGGGCATAATATGCGACCCTAAGTCAATGAGCCAGGGAGAACTTGAGAGGTTAAGCAGAGGTTACATCAGGGCAATAGCAGATTTCATAGGCCCTGAAGTAGATGTACCGGCGCCGGATGTATACACAAATCCACAAATTATGGCATGGATGATGGATGAGTATGAAAACATCGTACGACATTCTGCACCGAACGTAATAACCGGTAAGCCCTTAGAGATTGGAGGTTCCGAAGGAAGAGGCGATGCGACAGCGAAGGGGGGCATGTACGTTTTGAGGGAAGGAGCAAAGAGAGTAGGTCTCGATCTTTCAAAAGCTACTGTAGCCGTTCAGGGTTTCGGAAATGCAGGTCAGTTCGCTGTAAAGTTCGTACAGGAAATGTTCGGTGCAAAGGTGGTTGCGGTCTCAGACACTAAAGGAGGCATATTTAAATCAGATGGAATAAACTACGAAGCACTCCTCGATCACAAGAGGAAAACAGGCAGTGTTGTTGGCTTCCCTGGATCGAAACCTATTACAAATGAAGAACTACTTGAATCTGATGTGGATGTACTAATACCTGCAGCCATTGAAGAACAGATAACTGAAAAGAATGCTGACAAGATAAAAGCAAAGATAATACTCGAACTTGCAAACGGACCTACAACGCCAGAGGCAGATGAGATTCTATACAAGAAAGGAAGACTTGACCTTCCAGACTTTCTTTCAAATTCAGGGGGCGTAACGGTTTCATACTTCGAGTGGGTACAGAACAACTACGGAGAATATTGGACTGCAGAAGAGGTTTACGAAAAACTAGACAAGAAGATGACCAAAGCTGCACACGAGGTCTTTGATGCCATGGATAAGTATAAAATAAATCCAAGAACAGCTGCATACGTAATCTCGGTAAAAAAGGTCGCAGACGCCATGAAGGCAAGAGGGATGTATTAG